The Pyramidobacter piscolens W5455 genome includes a region encoding these proteins:
- a CDS encoding SH3 domain-containing protein: MHVFAFLLAAAGVALSLCYSGCLAMIVENGFELGWLKDFASLDPKSMCVVASSVLAVPGALLVLFRKKFAALPLFAAAGISLYCEFGLKIVYPYVRASAVLFAAAALMGMKVRGAEDEYGDEEYVGKEPEMAEPAPATALDREVKEELAAAEEGMPAPKAGGSRLWGFLLALAAAGYTLWQSGMWPVVQAHFIDLEWYKNLPSLDARSLSALAAAVLALLGGLLALTKRAGGTLFLTVAAVVCAVAQLHWEVWFPASWGAFVLCLVAGAVSWPGAAVDEARAGRRYTSAYVFAFIFALTAAAISLYQSGACRVLGEKFGGEFCLAALGELDAKTLCVTVTAALGLAGGLLALCGLRFSAWLLLAAMFVSLGGELVWSGYYAFSWIALLLYALSALLSSALVRADEETPVKKLSLSVAVIAMMAAAGAGGAAVWYYDKDAMAEKFRDARANDPAYQQIAEEVKAKDARIAETDGKVREQMGLVAEREQKIGELTAVSAAKDEEIRNLTARNAERDEQIAALNARLEQARTDLGAAQAERNRKFIYLRGGNNVRSAPNADKGSKVIGRLSNETAEVVGAQGGWYQVKGAFGVGWVFGRNAVMLELGR; encoded by the coding sequence CGGTGCCGGGGGCGCTGCTGGTCCTGTTCAGGAAAAAGTTTGCGGCGCTGCCGCTGTTCGCGGCGGCGGGGATTTCTTTGTACTGCGAGTTCGGCCTGAAAATCGTCTATCCCTACGTTCGCGCTTCGGCGGTGCTGTTCGCCGCGGCCGCGCTGATGGGCATGAAGGTTCGCGGCGCGGAGGACGAATACGGGGACGAGGAATATGTCGGCAAGGAACCCGAAATGGCCGAACCCGCTCCGGCGACGGCGCTCGACCGCGAAGTGAAAGAAGAACTCGCCGCGGCCGAGGAAGGAATGCCGGCCCCGAAGGCGGGCGGTTCGCGCCTCTGGGGTTTCCTGCTGGCGCTGGCGGCGGCAGGTTATACGCTCTGGCAGAGCGGCATGTGGCCGGTCGTGCAGGCGCACTTCATCGATCTTGAATGGTATAAGAATCTTCCCTCGCTCGACGCCAGATCGTTAAGCGCGCTTGCCGCGGCGGTTTTGGCCTTGTTGGGCGGCCTGCTGGCGCTGACGAAGCGCGCCGGCGGCACGCTGTTTTTGACCGTCGCGGCCGTGGTCTGCGCGGTGGCCCAGCTTCACTGGGAGGTCTGGTTCCCCGCATCGTGGGGCGCTTTTGTCCTCTGCCTTGTCGCCGGCGCGGTTTCCTGGCCCGGCGCGGCGGTAGACGAGGCCCGAGCGGGACGCCGCTACACGTCGGCTTATGTTTTCGCCTTTATCTTCGCGCTGACGGCTGCGGCCATTTCGCTTTATCAGAGCGGAGCGTGTCGCGTCCTTGGGGAAAAGTTCGGCGGCGAATTCTGCCTGGCCGCGCTGGGCGAACTGGACGCGAAGACGCTGTGCGTCACGGTGACCGCGGCGCTTGGCCTTGCCGGCGGGCTGCTGGCGCTCTGCGGCCTGCGCTTCTCCGCCTGGCTGCTGCTGGCGGCGATGTTCGTCTCGCTGGGCGGCGAACTGGTCTGGTCCGGGTATTACGCGTTCTCGTGGATCGCGCTGCTGCTGTACGCGCTCTCCGCGCTGCTGAGCAGCGCGTTGGTGAGGGCCGACGAGGAAACGCCCGTGAAGAAACTGTCGCTTTCCGTCGCCGTGATCGCCATGATGGCGGCGGCCGGAGCCGGAGGCGCGGCCGTGTGGTATTACGACAAGGACGCGATGGCGGAGAAGTTCCGCGACGCCCGTGCCAACGATCCCGCGTATCAGCAGATCGCCGAAGAGGTGAAAGCGAAGGATGCGAGGATCGCCGAAACGGACGGCAAAGTGCGGGAGCAAATGGGGCTTGTGGCCGAACGCGAGCAGAAGATCGGCGAGCTGACGGCGGTCAGCGCCGCCAAGGATGAAGAGATCAGGAATCTGACCGCCCGGAACGCGGAACGCGACGAACAGATCGCGGCGCTGAACGCCCGGCTCGAGCAGGCCAGGACGGATCTGGGCGCGGCGCAGGCCGAACGGAACCGGAAGTTTATCTATCTGCGCGGCGGCAACAACGTGCGCAGCGCGCCGAACGCCGACAAGGGCTCCAAAGTCATCGGCCGCCTCAGCAACGAAACAGCCGAAGTCGTCGGCGCGCAGGGCGGCTGGTATCAGGTCAAGGGAGCTTTCGGCGTCGGCTGGGTCTTCGGCAGGAACGCCGTGATGCTGGAACTGGGCAGATAA